The Streptomyces rubrogriseus genomic sequence CGACGCCTGACCGTACGCACCGTCCGACAGCGGTGTCTGCCCGTACGCACCGTCCGACGGCGACGCCTGCCCGTACGCACCGTCCGACAGCGGGGCCTTCGGGTGGTCGGCACCCGGCGCAGACTCACGCGGGTACGCGGCATCCGCCGGCGAGGCCAGCCGGTCCGCGTCGCCCCACGGCGGCGCCTGACCGTACCCACCGGTCAACGGCGACGCCTCCCGGTACACGCCGTCCGACGGCGGGGTCTGCCGGTAGACGGCACCCGGCGCGGACGCCCTCGGGTGCGGGAGGGCATGCCGGAGGGCGGCCCGGTGGTCCGGCGGGCCGGTGGGCCAGGCCTGTTCCAGCGCCGCCAGGCAGCGCGCCACGTCGGCCGTCGCGGGGCCCGCGCTGTTCAGCCACCAGGAGACGGCGGCCGGGTAGGACCCGGGGTACAGCGCCGCGCAGCTGTCCGGCACCGGCGGGACGCCCTCGGGGTGCGGGGTGCCGCCGAGGTCGTCCAGCAGGGCGTGCAGGAGCAGCGGGCTGCCCGCACCGGCCCGTACGCACTCCTCGGTCCAGCGCGCGGGCGCGTCCGGGAAGGCCTCGCGGACCAGCCCGGCCGCCGCCGAGTCGCTGAGCGGGGCGAGGGTGTGGGTGCGCACCAGGGACGGCGACAGCGCCTGGGTGAGTCCGGCGGGCCGCGGGTCGACGTCGTACTGGCTGCGCTCGGTGGCGACCAGCAGTACTGGTAATCGGTCGACGTGCCGGGCCGCCTCCGTCAGCCAGCGGCGCGAGGAGTCGTCGGCGAGGTGGACGTCGTCGACGGCCAGCAGCACCGGGCCCTCGGCCGCGTAGGAGCGCAGCAGCCGCCACAGCCGGGCCGCGCTGCCCCGGTCGTCGCCGCCGGGCGCCATGTCCGTGAACTCCGGTACCGGCCCGAGGAGGTGGAGGACCATGGCGAAGGGCACCGAGGTGTCCTCGGGCGAGCAGCGCACGCTCAGCACCCGCAGGCCACGGTCCTCGGCGTGCCGCGCGGCGGTCTCCAGTACGGCGGTGCGTCCGGTGCCGCTGGCGCCGCGCAGCAGGACGAGGCGGCCGGTGCCGGCCCGGGCGCGCTCGATCTCGGCGGACAACAGCGCGTGGGCGTCGTCGCGTTCACGGAGCGGTCCGGTCATCGGTGCCTCCTGTGGTGGATGGTGCTCCCCCGGTGTGTGAGACGAACGACTGCGGTCAACGGTGGTGCGAAGTGGCGCGGGTCACGGTGGCCCGCGGCCGCCTCCACGGGTCCCCGCGACCTTGCGGGACCCCTCTGACCTGCCGGGACACCCGCGCGACGGCCGTTCGCGGCGTCCGTCGCGCTGGTCTCGTGGTGTGCCTCGTGGTGCTCCACGATTGCGAAGTCCCAGCAGTCCCATAAGTGTGGAACCCGCACATCCGCTACCGGCCTGTGCCGGAGTGCGGGCACGTGAACAGGGGGGAAACGGTTGCTCAACTCACCCCGGAACACCACCACATCCATCACATCCGCCACATCCACGGCGTCCGCGCACGGGCCGGGCAAAGCGGTCGGCGTCACCGACCGGCGGGTCCCGGTGGCGGTGTCCGCTCCGGACCCGATCAGCCGCGAGGGCGCGGTCAGCCAGTTGCGCCGGCACCCGGAGATCGACCTGCGCGAGGAGTCGGGGCCCGGCACGGTGGCCCTGCTCATCGAGGACGCGCTCGACGACGCGGCGCTCACCCGGCTGCGCCGGATCGTGCGCAGCGAGGGCGCGCGCGCCGTGCTCGTGATCGGTGCGATCCGCGAGAGCGAACTGCTCGACGTCGTCGAGTGCGGCGTCGGCGCCATCGTCTGGCGGCACGAGGCCACCGCCCACCGGCTGGTGCAGGCCGTGCTGGCCGCCTCGCGCGGCGACGGCGACCTGCCGGCCGACCTGCTGGGCCGGCTCATCAGCCAGGTGGGCACGCTGCACCGAGGCGCGGCGGGTCGCCCCGGCGCCCCCTCGCTGGGCCTCGCACCCCGAGAGGTGGACGTCCTGCGGCTGGTCGCCGAGGGTCTCGACACCGGAGAGATCGCCGGCAAGTTGTCCTACTCCGAACGCACCGTCAAGAACGTGATGCACGGACTCACCACGCGGCTCCATCTGCGCAACCGCGCCCACGCCGTGGCCTATGCCCTCAGGGAAGGCTACATCTGACCGAACGGGCAATCGAGAGCGGACCCGTCGGTCCGTGCGGGCACGGCATCCTGCCCGTCCGTCGTCCCCGGGGCGCGTGCGGGCGGGACGGGCCGGAGGAACGATCGGTGAGAGCATCGGTGACAGGCGCCGGTGACCGGCGGCAGCGGGCGGGCCGCGCGGACTCGAGTGCGGGCAGGGCGGGAGCGCTAGCGTGATCCACGAGGTGGACGAAGTCCTCAAGGCCCTCCTCAAGGGTGGGGCGTTGACGGACTCGGGCATCGACGTGGCCTTCGAGGCACCCACCCGTGACTGGGCGGCCCGGCGCAACGCGCCCGTCGTCAACGCCTACTTGTACGACATCCGCGAGGACGTGAGCCGGCGGCACCGCGGCCATGTGGCGGTGCGCGACCAGGACGAAATCGTCGTCAAGCGCCGTCAGCCGCCCCGCTGGTTCCGGCTGTCGTACCTGGTGACCGCCTGGACGAAGACCCCGCAGGACGAACACCGGCTGCTGTCCGCCGTACTTGCGACCCTGCTGCCCCGCGAGCAACTTCCCCCCTACGAACTCCCCGGCGCACTCGGCGCGATGGGGCTCCCGATGCCGATGACGGTGGCCGGCGCCCAGACCGAGTCCCGTTCCCTCGCCGAGATCTGGTCCGCCCTGGGCGGCGAGCTGAAGCCGTCCCTCGACCTGGTGCTCACCGTGCCCTTCCCGGCCTTCCCCGAGTACGACGCCGGGCCCCCGGTCACCGAGGGCGCGACGGTCCGGATCGGCGGCGTCGAGGGCGACCCGCCGATGTCCGAGGGCCGCTCGCACCGGCCGCACCAGGTGGCGGCGGCCCGCGCGGCCCGCAAGGCCGTGACGGACGGCCGCACGAAACGACAGTGACGACAGTGACGACCGCCGACACCCGCACTCCCGCTCCCGCTCCCGCCTCCACCACCGGCGCCCCGGCCGCCGCACCGCCCGGCGATTCCGGCCGGGCGCTACTCGCCCGGCTCGAACTCCTGCGGGAGCGGGTGGCCGCGCTGGTCGAGCACCGCACCGCCGACGACCCCACGGCCGACGATCCGCTGCGCGGCCTGTACCTGCCCGACGAGGCCGTCCACCACCTGCTGCGCACCTGGCCGTCCGCCGACGCCGAGCCCGCGGGTGTGGGCGCGGGCGTGCCCGGGGGGCCCGTCCCCGCCCACGCTCCGGCCGGCCTCGGGGACCGGCTGGCCCGGCTGGCCGGGCAGGCAGGGCTGACCGAGCTGGACACAAGCGCCCTGCTCGTCGCCCTCGCCCCCGACGTCGACCGCACCTTCGAGCCGCTCTACGGCTACCTCAACAACGACGTGAGCCGCCGCCGCGCCACCGTGGGCCTCGCCCTCGACCTGTGCGGGGTGCCCGCGCACGTGGCCGCGGCCCGGTCCCGCTTCCACGCCTCGGCCCCGCTGCGCGCCCTGGGCCTGCTGGAGGTCGAGGAACCCGAGCGCCCCTTCCTGACCCGTTCGCTGCGCGTCCCGGACCGGCTCGTCGGCCACCTCCTCGGCGACGACACGCCGGACGCCGCGCTCCTCGGCCTGCTGCTCCCGATGCCGGACCCGCTGCCCGCCGCGGGCGGCGACGCCGACGTCTTCGTCCGGCGCCTGGCCGCCCGGCTGCAGGACGGCCCGCTCACCGCCTATCTGCGCGAACCGCGCGAGGGCGACGGCCTGGCCGCCCTCTCCACCGTCCTGGACGCCGTGGGCGTCGACGCGCTGCGCTGCACCGACCCCGAGGACCACGTACCCGAGCTGCTGCGCGAGGCCCGCCTCGGCGGCCGGGCGCTCGTGGTGTCGGGGCTGCCCGAGAAGCCGGGCCCGCTGGTGCGGGCGCTGACCGCCGCGACCGGCGTGACCGTATTGATGACGGACCCGCGCCCCTACGACCCGCACTGGGCGCCGGCCAACCCGCTCGTCCTGGACGCCCCGGGCCGCCGGGCCGGTGGCGTGGCCGTCTGGCGGGCCGCGCTGGGCGCCGACGCGGACGGGTTCGACCTGGCCACGGCCGTCGCCCCGTACCGGCTCGGCGGCGACCGCATCCAGCGGGCCGCGCACACCGCCCAGGCCCTCGCCGCCTTCGACGGCACCCCGGTCGACGCCGAGCACGTCCGGCTCGCCGCCCGGCGTCAGTCGGCCTCCGGGCTGGAGAGCCACGCCCGCCGGATCCGGCCGGACGTGGACTGGCAGGACCTGGTACTGCCCCACAAACCCCTGGTCCAGCTCCGCGAGCTGGCCCTGCGCGCCCGCCACCGCGACCGGGTCCTGGGCGACTGGCGGCTCAGCGCGGGCGGCGGCCGCGGCCGGGGGGTGCTCGGCCTGTTCGCGGGCGAGTCCGGCACCGGCAAGACGCTGTCGGCCGAGGTGGTCGCCGCCGACCTGGGCCTCGACCTGTACGTGGTCCAGCTGTCGTCGGTCGTCGACAAGTACGTCGGCGAGACCGAGAAGAACCTGGAGCGGATCTTCGCGGAGGCCGACCGCACGGACGCCGTACTCCTCTTCGACGAGGCCGACGCCGTCTTCGGCAAGCGCTCCGAGGTCAAGGACGCCCACGACAAGTACGCCAACATGGAGAGCGCCTACCTGCTCCAGCGGCTGGAGTCCTTCGACGGCATCGCCCTGCTCACCACCAACCTGCGCGCCAACATCGACGAGGCGTTCACCCGGCGTCTGGACCTGGTCGTCGACTTCCCGTTCCCGGACGTCGAGCAGCGCCTGGCGCTGTGGCGGCACAGCCTGTCGCGGGTCCCGTCCTCCGACGGCATCGACCCGGGCGTGCTGGCGAGGGACTTCGAGCTGGCCGGCGGTTCGATCCGCAGTGCGGTCGTCACGGCCGCGTACCTCGCCGCCGGGCGCGACGACATGGTGACGGCGGACGACCTCCTGGAGGGCGCCCGCCGCGAGTACCGCAAGGCCGGGAGGCTGGTACCGGGGGAAGGCGGCTGGTGACGGCCGCCGGGCCCCCTCCGGCCGTCAGCCCTTCTTAGGGTGGATGATCTCCCACTCCTGGTCGTCGACGTTGCTGCAGTTGTCGAGCACCATCTTGGAGAAGAGGGCACCGCCGTTCGCGCCCTCGACGCCGAGGCACTTCTGGTTGCTGGAGAAGTTGCGGATCCAGTAGGCCCCGCTCTCCTGCTTGTCGACCCACCAGAACTGGTTGTCCGTCGCGCTGGTGCTGTCGCACTTGAACTCGGTGACGGGCGTCCCCACGGCAACGGCACCGTGGTAGGGCAGGTCCATGCAGTACTGGTCCTTGATGTTCCGGATCTGGAAGAGGTCCGCCCCGCCGGGGCCGGCCTTCGCGTACTTCACCTCGAGGTTCCAGATCTGGTTGTCCCCGTCGGTGTCGTCGCAGACCGCCTGCTGGACGGGGCCGTCGAGCTCGCCCTTCTCCCGCCCGGGGAGTTCGGCGCACATGTGACTGGTGGTGTTCCGCAGCAGGATGTTCTGGGCGGGGACCACCGGCTTCACGGCCGGCTTGGCGGGCTTCTTGGACTCGCCGCCACCGCCGCCGCCCTTGTCGCCGCCGTCGCCTCCGCCGTTGTCCTTCTCCGGCTCCTGGGTGGCCGGCGGCTGCTGCACCTGCGGCTGCTCGACGGGCGCGGACTCGGCGCTGCTGGGAAGCGTCTCCGGAGTAGCACTCGGACTGGGCGCCAGGGCCACGCCGGCCTGCTCGGTCTGCTCCGTCGCACTCGTACGGACCTGCGGCTTGTACGCGATCCAGATCATCACGAACGCGATCGCCAACGCCAGGAAGATCCCGAAGAACGTCGCCAGCCACCGCGGCAGAAAACCACGCTGGATGTACGTCCCCTCGACCTCCGTCGGATCGACCCCGGAACGCCGGACGGCCAGCGTGTAGGGCCGCTCCTCCTTCGCACCGAACCAGATGATCTGCTTCGGCTTCAGCCTCGTCTCCACGAACGCCGCACGACCCGGCTCGATCTGCACATTCCCCGGCCGCACCTCGTACGACAGATGATCACCATGATCACTGCCCGCGATCGACGCCGTCACCTTCGTATTGCCCAGGTTGTCCACCGCAAGCCGCGGCCGCCCCCGGAACCGGCCCTTCACCGTCGGCGGCACCAACTCCGCCCGCACCTCGGAGAACGCCGTGATCGTCAGGTTCCCCTCCGGAACCGTCACCGCATCCGGATGCTCCGTCGGCAGGATCCGCACCGCATACGGATTCGGACCCGCCACCGCATCAGGCGTACGCGGCGGAGCGAACGTCAGCTCCACCGTCCCCGTCGTCCCCGGATACAACCGCAACGTCTGCGGCTCCACCGTCGTCCAGGGAGCCACATCCCCCACTGGCTCGAACCGGT encodes the following:
- a CDS encoding helix-turn-helix transcriptional regulator: MLNSPRNTTTSITSATSTASAHGPGKAVGVTDRRVPVAVSAPDPISREGAVSQLRRHPEIDLREESGPGTVALLIEDALDDAALTRLRRIVRSEGARAVLVIGAIRESELLDVVECGVGAIVWRHEATAHRLVQAVLAASRGDGDLPADLLGRLISQVGTLHRGAAGRPGAPSLGLAPREVDVLRLVAEGLDTGEIAGKLSYSERTVKNVMHGLTTRLHLRNRAHAVAYALREGYI
- a CDS encoding DUF4255 domain-containing protein: MIHEVDEVLKALLKGGALTDSGIDVAFEAPTRDWAARRNAPVVNAYLYDIREDVSRRHRGHVAVRDQDEIVVKRRQPPRWFRLSYLVTAWTKTPQDEHRLLSAVLATLLPREQLPPYELPGALGAMGLPMPMTVAGAQTESRSLAEIWSALGGELKPSLDLVLTVPFPAFPEYDAGPPVTEGATVRIGGVEGDPPMSEGRSHRPHQVAAARAARKAVTDGRTKRQ
- a CDS encoding ATP-binding protein, with the translated sequence MTTADTRTPAPAPASTTGAPAAAPPGDSGRALLARLELLRERVAALVEHRTADDPTADDPLRGLYLPDEAVHHLLRTWPSADAEPAGVGAGVPGGPVPAHAPAGLGDRLARLAGQAGLTELDTSALLVALAPDVDRTFEPLYGYLNNDVSRRRATVGLALDLCGVPAHVAAARSRFHASAPLRALGLLEVEEPERPFLTRSLRVPDRLVGHLLGDDTPDAALLGLLLPMPDPLPAAGGDADVFVRRLAARLQDGPLTAYLREPREGDGLAALSTVLDAVGVDALRCTDPEDHVPELLREARLGGRALVVSGLPEKPGPLVRALTAATGVTVLMTDPRPYDPHWAPANPLVLDAPGRRAGGVAVWRAALGADADGFDLATAVAPYRLGGDRIQRAAHTAQALAAFDGTPVDAEHVRLAARRQSASGLESHARRIRPDVDWQDLVLPHKPLVQLRELALRARHRDRVLGDWRLSAGGGRGRGVLGLFAGESGTGKTLSAEVVAADLGLDLYVVQLSSVVDKYVGETEKNLERIFAEADRTDAVLLFDEADAVFGKRSEVKDAHDKYANMESAYLLQRLESFDGIALLTTNLRANIDEAFTRRLDLVVDFPFPDVEQRLALWRHSLSRVPSSDGIDPGVLARDFELAGGSIRSAVVTAAYLAAGRDDMVTADDLLEGARREYRKAGRLVPGEGGW
- a CDS encoding RICIN domain-containing protein — protein: MSLWTSLEPASATVDPGSSTRVRLRVRNTGDVVDEYRFEPVGDVAPWTTVEPQTLRLYPGTTGTVELTFAPPRTPDAVAGPNPYAVRILPTEHPDAVTVPEGNLTITAFSEVRAELVPPTVKGRFRGRPRLAVDNLGNTKVTASIAGSDHGDHLSYEVRPGNVQIEPGRAAFVETRLKPKQIIWFGAKEERPYTLAVRRSGVDPTEVEGTYIQRGFLPRWLATFFGIFLALAIAFVMIWIAYKPQVRTSATEQTEQAGVALAPSPSATPETLPSSAESAPVEQPQVQQPPATQEPEKDNGGGDGGDKGGGGGGESKKPAKPAVKPVVPAQNILLRNTTSHMCAELPGREKGELDGPVQQAVCDDTDGDNQIWNLEVKYAKAGPGGADLFQIRNIKDQYCMDLPYHGAVAVGTPVTEFKCDSTSATDNQFWWVDKQESGAYWIRNFSSNQKCLGVEGANGGALFSKMVLDNCSNVDDQEWEIIHPKKG